From Selenomonas sp. AB3002, one genomic window encodes:
- the rlmB gene encoding 23S rRNA (guanosine(2251)-2'-O)-methyltransferase RlmB, producing MEPQELPDDVLVGRNAVTEALKAGRGINKILLAEGDKEAFASEIMNLAKERKIICQFVERSKIEAIAAGHRHQGVLAYVAPVEYAELEDILKAAEERGEAPFLLLLDELEDPHNLGALLRTADATGVHGVLIPKHRSVPLNATVAKTSAGAIEYVPVARIGNISQTLKALKEKGFWVAGADMDGAQAYNEADLTGALVLVVGSEGRGMSRLTKEACDFIVSMPMVGRINSLNASVAGSILMYESMRQRLARKSGL from the coding sequence ATGGAGCCGCAGGAACTTCCCGATGACGTATTGGTGGGCCGCAATGCCGTGACGGAAGCCCTTAAAGCAGGACGCGGCATCAACAAGATCCTGCTGGCTGAGGGGGATAAGGAAGCCTTTGCTTCAGAAATCATGAACCTGGCCAAGGAGCGGAAGATCATCTGCCAGTTCGTGGAACGCAGCAAGATAGAAGCCATAGCGGCAGGCCATCGCCATCAGGGGGTGCTGGCCTATGTGGCTCCAGTGGAATATGCTGAACTGGAGGATATCCTGAAGGCGGCAGAGGAAAGGGGGGAGGCTCCCTTCCTGCTGCTTTTGGATGAACTGGAGGACCCCCACAATCTGGGAGCGCTACTGCGCACGGCAGATGCCACCGGTGTCCATGGGGTGCTGATACCCAAGCATCGCAGCGTGCCCCTGAATGCCACCGTGGCCAAGACTTCGGCAGGGGCCATCGAGTACGTGCCTGTGGCCCGCATAGGCAATATCTCCCAGACCCTGAAAGCCCTGAAGGAAAAGGGCTTCTGGGTGGCAGGGGCGGATATGGACGGTGCCCAGGCTTACAACGAAGCTGACCTTACCGGCGCACTGGTGCTGGTGGTGGGTAGCGAAGGCCGTGGCATGAGCCGCCTTACCAAGGAAGCCTGCGACTTCATTGTCAGCATGCCCATGGTGGGCCGCATCAACTCCCTCAATGCCTCTGTGGCAGGTTCCATTCTCATGTATGAGTCCATGCGGCAGAGACTGGCCAGGAAGTCAGGACTTTAA
- a CDS encoding Fur family transcriptional regulator, with product MPKNIDMDYLKKKLQERQHKMTPQRQIVLQIFLDHPGEHLSAEDVHGMLRDKRAEIGLATVYRSLELLSSLSILQKMEFGDGCSRYEVNTTDPKAHHHHHLICTRCNKVIEFEDDLLDDLERDICSKSGFKIQDHQVKFFGICKECQADSED from the coding sequence ATGCCAAAAAATATTGACATGGATTATTTGAAGAAGAAACTGCAGGAGCGTCAGCATAAGATGACCCCGCAGCGGCAGATTGTACTGCAGATTTTTCTGGACCATCCCGGAGAGCATCTTAGCGCCGAGGATGTCCATGGGATGCTGCGTGATAAAAGGGCTGAAATTGGTCTTGCTACTGTTTATAGGAGCCTGGAATTGCTTTCCAGCCTGAGCATCCTCCAAAAAATGGAGTTCGGTGACGGCTGCAGCCGCTATGAGGTGAATACCACCGATCCCAAGGCCCATCACCATCATCATTTGATCTGTACCAGGTGCAACAAGGTCATTGAGTTCGAGGACGACCTGCTGGATGATTTGGAGCGGGATATTTGCAGCAAGTCCGGCTTCAAGATCCAGGACCATCAGGTGAAGTTCTTCGGTATCTGCAAGGAGTGTCAGGCAGACAGTGAAGATTAA
- the hemZ gene encoding coproporphyrinogen dehydrogenase HemZ: MKIKTFTLNSRQEVISKIVREILNLFKVEITGSKGEADFLQLSVVNRQLTPSEDGTGRGVTVESRLLLFDKEGNQQEFCRRDEGKGDEREAAARHRLIKLNLYHIFREYLGAEAAPWGILHGVRPTKIVHRWIRGGAGQQEIIERIQKDYACSLEKAEIIVPMAFRQLPFLQTSDDKTVSIYVGIPFCLTRCLYCSFPANILPGEKQLRQFMEVFRRDLEAGKKAVEQYGFKVQNIYVGGGTPTSLPGEFFAEMLEMVYNAFYGPGLAEFTVEAGRPDSITPGKIEAMQRFRVSRVSVNPQTMQQRTLKLIGRQHTPEAVEEMFHALRGAVPHINMDLILGLPGETAEDVRDTLEKVTALEPDDITLHALAIKRGSRLKLLMEERHVELPSDAETRKMSEVALSFMERGGYQPYYLYRQGYMSGDLENIGCARPGAEGMYNIQIMEEHQTIIGIGGSATTKVVDPVTSRLRSVFNAKDLATYLRDIDVYIEKRKQLLEEIYGNAR; encoded by the coding sequence GTGAAGATTAAGACCTTTACCCTGAACAGCCGGCAGGAAGTGATTTCCAAGATTGTCAGGGAAATCCTGAACCTCTTCAAGGTGGAAATCACAGGTTCCAAAGGTGAAGCAGATTTCCTGCAGCTTTCCGTGGTGAACCGCCAGCTGACTCCTTCGGAGGATGGCACAGGCAGGGGGGTGACGGTGGAAAGCCGTCTGCTGCTCTTTGACAAGGAGGGCAATCAGCAGGAATTCTGCCGCCGTGATGAGGGCAAGGGTGACGAGCGGGAAGCAGCCGCCCGCCACCGCCTCATCAAGCTGAACCTATATCATATCTTCAGGGAATATCTGGGAGCAGAGGCTGCTCCCTGGGGCATCCTCCACGGGGTGCGTCCCACCAAGATTGTCCATCGCTGGATCAGGGGCGGGGCAGGGCAGCAGGAAATAATCGAGCGCATTCAAAAGGATTACGCCTGCAGCCTGGAAAAGGCAGAAATCATCGTGCCCATGGCTTTCCGCCAACTGCCCTTCCTGCAGACCTCCGATGACAAGACAGTCAGCATCTATGTGGGCATTCCCTTCTGCCTGACCCGTTGCCTTTACTGTTCTTTCCCCGCCAATATCCTGCCGGGGGAGAAGCAGCTCAGGCAGTTCATGGAAGTCTTCCGCAGGGACCTGGAGGCAGGGAAGAAGGCTGTGGAGCAATACGGCTTCAAGGTACAGAACATCTATGTGGGAGGGGGCACCCCTACCAGCCTGCCGGGTGAGTTTTTTGCGGAAATGCTGGAAATGGTATATAATGCCTTTTATGGGCCGGGACTGGCAGAATTCACCGTGGAGGCAGGAAGGCCGGACAGCATAACCCCTGGCAAGATTGAAGCCATGCAGCGCTTCAGGGTCAGCAGGGTCAGCGTGAACCCTCAGACCATGCAGCAGCGCACGCTAAAGCTTATAGGGCGCCAGCATACCCCGGAGGCGGTGGAGGAGATGTTCCACGCCCTGCGGGGGGCTGTTCCTCACATCAATATGGATCTCATCCTGGGTCTGCCCGGGGAGACGGCGGAGGATGTGCGTGATACACTGGAGAAGGTCACGGCTCTGGAGCCTGATGACATCACCCTCCATGCCTTGGCCATCAAGCGAGGTTCCCGGCTGAAGCTCCTGATGGAAGAGCGTCATGTGGAACTGCCTTCTGACGCGGAAACCCGCAAGATGTCTGAAGTTGCTTTGAGCTTTATGGAGCGTGGGGGCTATCAGCCCTATTATCTCTACCGTCAGGGCTATATGTCCGGGGATTTGGAGAACATCGGCTGCGCCCGTCCGGGAGCCGAAGGCATGTACAATATCCAGATCATGGAGGAACACCAGACCATCATCGGCATTGGCGGTTCGGCTACCACCAAGGTGGTGGATCCTGTTACCAGCAGGCTCAGGTCAGTTTTCAATGCCAAGGATCTGGCCACCTACCTGCGGGATATTGATGTGTATATAGAGAAGAGAAAGCAATTACTGGAAGAAATATACGGTAATGCTAGGTAA
- the hisS gene encoding histidine--tRNA ligase, which produces MLTNAPRGTKDILPENVAGWNYVEQKIRDICARFGYEEIRTPMFEHTELFHRGIGEGTDVVDKEMYTFEDRGGRSITLRPENTASAVRAYLQNKLYGDSALTKLFYIGSMFRYDRPQAGRMREFHQFGVEALGEANPAVDAEIILLAMEFLKSLGLKDLKLSLNSVGCPSCRPAYRKALQDYFQPHLEELCGDCKDRFERSPLRILDCKADADKEFMAGAPKITDCLCDECRDHFEQVQSLLTEAGVEFELDPRLVRGLDYYTKTAFEIKYAPLGAQSAVAGGGRYDGLIEEMGGNPTPAVGFATGLERVLLALEKQGLLPETKKQADAFVVALGEAAQKPAFKLLQQLRGAGLKALMDYAGRSMKAQMKQAGKAGARFALILGEDEIKENAVMLKDMEKSEQQKVSLDEVIDQIQNSI; this is translated from the coding sequence TTGCTTACTAATGCGCCCAGAGGCACCAAGGATATACTGCCGGAGAATGTAGCCGGCTGGAATTATGTGGAGCAGAAGATTCGCGACATCTGTGCCCGCTTCGGCTATGAGGAGATACGCACCCCCATGTTCGAGCATACGGAGCTTTTCCACCGTGGCATCGGCGAGGGCACGGACGTGGTGGACAAGGAAATGTATACCTTCGAGGACAGGGGCGGACGCAGCATCACCCTGCGTCCCGAGAACACGGCTTCTGCTGTCAGGGCCTACCTGCAGAACAAGCTTTACGGGGACAGTGCCCTGACGAAACTCTTCTACATTGGCTCCATGTTCCGCTATGACCGCCCCCAGGCAGGCCGCATGCGGGAATTCCACCAGTTTGGCGTGGAGGCTCTGGGAGAGGCCAATCCGGCCGTGGATGCAGAAATTATCCTGCTGGCCATGGAATTCCTGAAGTCCCTGGGGCTGAAGGATTTGAAGCTCAGCCTGAACTCCGTGGGCTGCCCTTCCTGCCGCCCCGCTTACCGCAAGGCTTTGCAGGATTATTTCCAGCCCCATTTGGAGGAGCTTTGCGGGGACTGCAAGGACCGTTTCGAGCGCAGCCCCCTGCGCATCCTGGACTGCAAGGCTGATGCGGACAAGGAATTCATGGCAGGGGCGCCGAAAATCACGGACTGCCTCTGCGACGAGTGCCGTGATCATTTTGAGCAGGTTCAGTCCCTGCTGACGGAAGCCGGCGTGGAGTTCGAGCTTGACCCGCGCCTGGTGCGCGGCCTTGACTACTACACCAAGACCGCTTTTGAAATCAAGTACGCTCCTCTGGGGGCACAGAGCGCCGTGGCAGGCGGTGGCCGTTACGACGGCCTCATTGAGGAGATGGGGGGCAATCCCACTCCTGCCGTCGGCTTCGCCACGGGCCTGGAGCGCGTGCTGCTGGCGCTGGAGAAGCAGGGCCTGCTGCCGGAGACGAAAAAGCAGGCTGATGCCTTCGTAGTGGCTCTGGGAGAAGCAGCCCAGAAGCCTGCCTTCAAACTCCTGCAGCAGCTTCGCGGTGCGGGCCTCAAGGCTCTCATGGACTACGCGGGCCGCAGCATGAAGGCGCAGATGAAGCAGGCCGGCAAGGCCGGGGCACGTTTTGCCCTGATATTAGGTGAGGATGAAATCAAGGAAAATGCTGTGATGCTCAAGGATATGGAAAAGAGCGAGCAGCAGAAGGTATCCCTTGATGAAGTCATAGATCAGATCCAAAATTCAATCTGA
- the aspS gene encoding aspartate--tRNA ligase → METLKGMERTHHCGQLRKSEVDQEIVICGWVSRRRDHGGLIFVDMRDRSGLVQVVFDEAAMGEGTFHKAESLRSEFVVAVRGKVRARSSETVNPNMDTGEIEVVCEELRILNKSKTPPIEIQDGITTDEMVRLKYRYLDLRRPEMQQNIILRHRVTKIMRDFFDREGFLEIETPMLCKSTPEGARDFLVPSRLNAGEFYALPQSPQIFKQLLMVSGFEKYFQIVRCFRDEDLRADRQPEFTQLDIETSFLNQEDILQLMENMVVELFDRAIGAKIEKPFLRMTWDEAMRRFGSDKPDLRFGMELMDISEYVKGSEFKVFNSVLEAGGQVKVINVEGYADIPRRELDGLVQYVQGYGAKGLAWIQYAEEGVKSPFKKFYSDETFEEIKQATGAKTGDLLLVIADKPLVVAQALGQLRLEMGRRRGLIDDNKLSFLWVVDFPMFEYSEEEKRWKAMHHPFTSPRHEDIQYLLSDPGRVKADAYDMVLNGVEIGGGSLRIYNADLQEKVFEALGLSKEEAHNKFGFMMDAFQYGTPPHGGLAFGLDRLVMLMAKRKSIRDVIAFPKNQSAADVMSQAPSIVDEKQLRELYIRTAVPKKKEKENN, encoded by the coding sequence ATGGAAACACTGAAAGGCATGGAGCGCACCCATCACTGCGGCCAGCTCCGCAAGTCTGAGGTAGATCAGGAAATCGTTATCTGCGGCTGGGTCTCCCGCCGCCGCGACCATGGCGGTCTTATCTTCGTGGATATGCGCGACCGCAGCGGTCTGGTGCAGGTTGTCTTTGACGAGGCAGCCATGGGGGAGGGTACCTTCCACAAGGCTGAGTCCCTGCGTTCCGAGTTCGTCGTGGCTGTCCGCGGCAAGGTCCGCGCCCGCAGCAGCGAGACTGTGAACCCCAACATGGATACCGGTGAGATTGAGGTGGTCTGCGAGGAGCTGCGCATCCTCAACAAGTCCAAGACTCCTCCCATCGAGATTCAGGATGGCATCACCACCGATGAGATGGTGCGCCTGAAGTACCGCTATCTTGACCTTCGCCGTCCGGAGATGCAGCAGAACATCATCCTGCGCCACCGGGTCACCAAGATTATGCGCGACTTCTTTGACCGTGAGGGCTTCCTGGAGATTGAGACCCCCATGCTCTGCAAGAGCACCCCTGAGGGCGCCCGTGACTTCCTGGTGCCCAGCCGCCTGAATGCCGGCGAGTTCTACGCTCTGCCCCAGTCTCCCCAGATTTTCAAGCAGCTCCTCATGGTGTCTGGCTTTGAGAAATACTTCCAGATTGTCCGCTGCTTCCGTGACGAAGACCTTCGCGCTGACCGTCAGCCGGAGTTCACCCAGCTGGATATTGAGACCTCCTTCCTGAATCAGGAAGACATTCTCCAGCTCATGGAGAACATGGTAGTGGAGCTCTTCGACCGCGCCATTGGCGCCAAGATTGAGAAGCCCTTCCTGCGCATGACCTGGGACGAGGCTATGCGCCGCTTTGGTTCCGACAAGCCGGACCTCCGCTTCGGCATGGAACTTATGGACATCTCCGAGTATGTGAAGGGTTCTGAGTTCAAGGTCTTCAACTCCGTGCTGGAAGCTGGCGGACAGGTGAAGGTCATCAACGTGGAAGGCTACGCTGATATTCCCCGCCGCGAGCTGGACGGTCTTGTGCAGTACGTCCAGGGTTACGGTGCCAAGGGCCTGGCCTGGATTCAGTATGCTGAAGAGGGCGTCAAGTCTCCCTTCAAGAAGTTCTATAGCGATGAGACCTTCGAGGAAATCAAGCAGGCAACCGGCGCCAAGACCGGCGACCTGCTGCTGGTCATTGCTGACAAGCCGCTGGTGGTAGCACAGGCCCTGGGCCAGCTCCGTCTGGAGATGGGACGCCGCCGCGGCCTCATTGATGACAACAAGCTCAGCTTCCTGTGGGTAGTTGACTTCCCCATGTTCGAGTACAGCGAGGAAGAGAAGCGCTGGAAGGCCATGCACCATCCGTTCACTTCTCCCCGTCACGAGGATATCCAGTATCTCCTCAGCGACCCGGGCCGCGTCAAGGCAGATGCCTACGACATGGTGCTCAACGGCGTGGAAATCGGCGGCGGCAGCCTCCGTATCTACAACGCCGACCTGCAGGAGAAGGTCTTCGAGGCTCTGGGCCTGTCCAAGGAAGAGGCTCACAATAAGTTTGGCTTCATGATGGATGCCTTCCAGTACGGCACGCCTCCCCATGGCGGTCTGGCCTTCGGCCTGGACCGTCTGGTGATGCTTATGGCCAAGAGGAAATCTATCCGTGACGTCATCGCTTTCCCGAAGAACCAGAGCGCTGCAGATGTTATGAGCCAGGCTCCCAGCATTGTTGATGAGAAGCAGCTTCGCGAGCTCTACATCCGCACGGCTGTGCCCAAGAAGAAGGAAAAAGAGAATAACTGA
- a CDS encoding aspartate carbamoyltransferase catalytic subunit has translation MDKNTVSLRGRNILGLEDFSTEEIRLVLDTAKEMKNIIHRDIKKVPALRGKSIVTLFYEPSTRTRTSFELAGKYLGADVVNITAGTSSIVKGESLRDTLYTIEAMGVDAIVMRHKAEGAAEYASKIATPVILNAGDGAHAHPSQALLNLFTIQQHKGRLEGLKVAILGDVLHSRVARSDIQGMRKMGMEIHIAGPKTLLPRFLYEEPGVVVHERVEEAIEAADVIEVLRIQLERMQGGLFPTTREYARIFGLNNDRLKLAKDDVLILHPGPMNKGWEISPFVAYGDNSAIQEEVQNGVAVRMALFTLVLTGGKQA, from the coding sequence TTGGATAAGAACACTGTCTCCCTGCGGGGACGCAATATCCTGGGGCTGGAGGATTTTTCAACGGAGGAAATAAGGCTGGTGCTGGACACGGCGAAGGAAATGAAGAACATCATCCATCGCGATATCAAGAAAGTACCTGCCCTGAGGGGAAAATCCATTGTCACCCTGTTCTACGAGCCAAGCACCCGTACACGCACTTCCTTTGAGCTGGCTGGCAAGTACCTGGGAGCCGATGTGGTGAACATCACTGCAGGCACCAGCAGCATCGTGAAAGGCGAGAGCCTGCGTGATACCCTCTACACCATTGAGGCCATGGGGGTAGATGCCATTGTCATGCGCCATAAGGCAGAGGGCGCAGCTGAGTACGCCTCAAAGATTGCCACTCCTGTTATCCTCAACGCAGGTGACGGTGCCCACGCCCATCCCTCCCAGGCTCTGCTGAACCTCTTTACCATCCAGCAGCACAAGGGCAGGCTGGAGGGACTGAAGGTGGCCATCTTGGGAGATGTGCTCCACAGTCGCGTGGCCCGCTCTGATATCCAGGGCATGCGCAAGATGGGCATGGAAATCCATATTGCAGGCCCCAAAACCCTGCTGCCCCGCTTCCTTTACGAGGAACCCGGTGTAGTGGTGCATGAGCGCGTGGAAGAAGCCATCGAGGCAGCTGATGTCATCGAAGTCCTGCGCATACAGCTGGAGCGCATGCAGGGCGGTCTTTTCCCCACCACTCGCGAGTATGCCCGCATCTTCGGCCTCAACAACGACAGGCTGAAGCTGGCCAAGGATGATGTGCTGATCCTGCACCCGGGGCCCATGAACAAGGGCTGGGAAATCTCTCCCTTCGTGGCCTACGGCGATAATTCAGCCATTCAGGAAGAGGTTCAGAACGGCGTGGCAGTGCGCATGGCGCTGTTCACTTTGGTACTCACGGGAGGTAAGCAGGCATGA
- a CDS encoding dihydroorotase, with protein sequence MKILLQGGRVINPENKFDQIADVLIEDGRIAAIGKGLKAEGAEVYDASGKVVAPGLIDMHVHFREPGQEAKEDFISGSKAAAAGGFTRVATMPNTRPVVDTAALIRSLKERAREAGLIHIELIGAVTKGQKGEELAEMGDMLQAGAVAFSDDGHFDSSAKVMLNAFDYLHGFDKIIINHEEETTLCAEGVMNEGHRSAMLGMKGRPTVAEDIAVARDILLAEYADARLHVAHISSARSVELVREAKKRGVKVTAEVTPQHLTMTDECVELFDSSTKINPPLRAREDCEALLEGLKDGTIDAIVTDHSPHAQEEKDKEYANAPSGFPGLETSVGIMLTDLYHEGKLDLPLVISKMSYEPAKVFGLEAGTLTVGKAADVTVIDPELEWTVEAEKFYTKGSHSPFAGRKLKGKAVLTIVDGRVVMRDGKVTE encoded by the coding sequence ATGAAAATCTTATTGCAGGGCGGCCGGGTCATCAATCCGGAAAATAAATTCGACCAGATAGCAGATGTGCTGATTGAGGACGGCAGGATTGCAGCTATCGGCAAGGGCCTCAAGGCCGAGGGAGCAGAAGTTTATGATGCTTCCGGCAAAGTGGTGGCTCCGGGCCTCATTGACATGCACGTGCATTTCCGTGAGCCTGGCCAGGAGGCCAAGGAGGATTTCATCTCCGGCTCCAAGGCAGCAGCGGCAGGCGGTTTTACCCGGGTTGCCACCATGCCCAATACCAGGCCGGTAGTGGATACGGCAGCTCTGATCCGCAGCCTGAAAGAGCGTGCCAGAGAGGCAGGGCTCATCCATATCGAGCTGATTGGCGCTGTAACCAAAGGCCAGAAGGGTGAGGAACTTGCAGAGATGGGTGATATGCTCCAGGCGGGGGCGGTGGCCTTCTCCGATGACGGGCATTTCGATTCATCTGCCAAGGTCATGCTGAACGCCTTTGACTACCTTCACGGCTTTGACAAAATCATTATCAACCACGAGGAAGAAACTACCCTCTGTGCCGAGGGTGTCATGAACGAGGGTCACCGCAGCGCCATGCTGGGCATGAAGGGACGCCCCACGGTGGCTGAGGATATTGCGGTAGCCCGTGATATCCTGCTGGCCGAGTACGCTGACGCGCGTCTCCATGTGGCCCACATCAGCTCAGCCCGTTCTGTGGAACTGGTGCGCGAGGCCAAGAAGCGGGGCGTGAAAGTCACTGCCGAGGTTACGCCCCAGCATCTGACCATGACGGATGAATGCGTGGAGCTTTTCGACAGCTCCACGAAAATCAACCCGCCCCTGCGGGCCAGGGAAGACTGCGAAGCCTTGCTGGAGGGACTGAAGGATGGCACCATTGATGCCATCGTCACTGACCATTCTCCTCATGCCCAGGAGGAAAAGGACAAGGAGTACGCCAATGCTCCCAGCGGCTTCCCGGGACTGGAGACTTCTGTAGGCATCATGCTGACAGACCTTTACCACGAGGGCAAGCTGGACCTGCCTCTGGTGATTTCCAAGATGAGCTATGAGCCGGCCAAAGTCTTCGGACTAGAAGCAGGCACCCTGACAGTGGGCAAGGCTGCAGATGTGACGGTCATTGACCCTGAGCTGGAATGGACAGTGGAAGCAGAAAAGTTCTATACAAAAGGAAGCCACAGCCCCTTTGCAGGACGCAAACTGAAGGGCAAGGCTGTGCTGACCATAGTGGATGGCCGCGTCGTCATGCGTGATGGCAAGGTTACTGAATAA
- the carA gene encoding glutamine-hydrolyzing carbamoyl-phosphate synthase small subunit, translating to MEQKGKLILEDGTVFSGKLLGKARATGEVVFNTSMTGYQESLTDPSYCRQLLTLTYPLVGNYGTAELFMQSRKAFVGGFIIGELCNEGSNWHYEHSLAEFLQEQEIPCLYGVDTRAVTRHIRAAGTMKGIIVPEDASKEEMDELMAVPIETQVVREVTTRETYEIAAEGDNPPHVVALDFGVKQNILNSMTAKGCRLTVMPADTKAEEVLALNPDGIFLSNGPGDPADVDDIVSEVKKLLGKKPIFGICLGHQLLARALGAETYKLKFGHRGSNQPVKDLRTGRVTISSQNHGYAVREDSLKDLPLEVTHINVNDGTVEGMRHTELPIFSVQYHPEASPGPDDNMYLFDEFLELMRGE from the coding sequence TTGGAGCAAAAAGGCAAACTTATCTTGGAGGACGGTACGGTATTTTCCGGCAAGCTGCTGGGAAAGGCTAGGGCCACAGGGGAGGTGGTGTTCAACACCAGCATGACGGGCTATCAGGAGAGCCTGACGGACCCTTCCTACTGCCGCCAGCTTCTGACCCTGACCTATCCCCTGGTGGGCAACTACGGCACGGCAGAGCTTTTCATGCAGTCCCGCAAGGCTTTCGTGGGCGGTTTCATCATCGGCGAGCTCTGCAACGAAGGCAGCAACTGGCACTATGAGCACTCCCTGGCAGAATTCCTGCAGGAACAGGAGATTCCCTGCCTCTACGGAGTGGATACCAGGGCTGTCACCCGCCATATCCGCGCTGCCGGTACCATGAAAGGCATCATCGTGCCGGAGGACGCTTCCAAGGAGGAAATGGACGAATTGATGGCTGTGCCCATCGAGACCCAGGTGGTGCGTGAGGTTACCACCAGGGAAACATACGAGATAGCGGCAGAAGGGGATAATCCTCCCCATGTGGTGGCCCTGGATTTCGGCGTGAAGCAGAATATCCTGAATTCCATGACTGCCAAAGGCTGCCGCCTGACGGTCATGCCCGCAGATACCAAGGCAGAGGAAGTGCTGGCCCTGAACCCGGATGGCATCTTCCTCTCCAATGGTCCCGGCGACCCTGCCGATGTTGACGATATTGTATCTGAGGTGAAAAAACTCCTGGGCAAGAAGCCCATCTTCGGCATCTGCCTGGGGCATCAGTTGCTGGCCCGCGCTCTGGGAGCTGAGACCTACAAGCTGAAGTTCGGCCACCGTGGCTCCAACCAGCCGGTGAAGGACCTGCGCACGGGCAGGGTCACCATCTCCTCCCAGAACCACGGCTATGCTGTGCGGGAAGATTCCCTGAAGGATCTGCCCCTGGAAGTGACTCATATCAACGTGAACGATGGCACAGTGGAGGGCATGCGCCACACGGAACTGCCCATCTTCTCCGTGCAGTACCACCCCGAGGCCTCACCGGGCCCCGATGACAATATGTACCTGTTTGACGAATTCTTGGAATTGATGAGAGGGGAATAA